CTTTTTTTAGGTTAAAAAATTTGTTAGAATTTATAAATAATAAGGGCCTGTGGCGCAACTGGTTAGCGCGCCTCGATGGCATCGAGGAGGTTAGGGGTTCGACTCCCCTCAGGTCCAATCTGATAAAATTATTAATCATGACAAAAAATCAAAAAATTAAGGAACTTTTAGAAAGGGGAATTGAAGAGGTGATTGTGAAAAGTCATCTTGAAAAAAGATTAAAAGATGGCAAAAAATTAAGGGTTAAGTTTGGTATTGACCCCACTTCGCCCGATTTACATTTAGGTCATTCGATAGCTTTGCGAAAATTAAAACAATTTCAAGAAATGGGGCATAAAATCATCTTTTTAATTGGAGATTTTACAGCTATGGTTGGTGATCCATCGGGAAGATCAGAAGCACGGAAACCATTGAGTGAAAGGGAGATCAAAAAGAATATGGAGGACTACAAGAAACAGGCCGCGAAAATCTTGGACATGAAAAAAGTTGAATTAAGATATAATAGCGAATGGTATGAAAAAAGTCCTGCCAGTTTTTTAACTGATTTGTCATCCCGGTTCACATTAGCAAGATTAATGGAAAGAGATGATTTTCAAAAAAGGATAAAAAAAGATGTAGATATTACTATGTTAGAACTAACATATCCTTTACTTCAAGGTTACGATTCTGTAGCACTGAAAGCAGACCTAGAACTGGGAGGAACAGACCAGAAATTTAATCTTTTAATGGGACGTAAAGTTCAGAAAAAATATGATCAATCTCAGCAAGATATAATGACAGTTCCTCTTTTACTAGGGATAGATGGTTCAAGGAAGATGAGCAAGTCTTTTAAAAATTATATTGGAATTACGGAACCAGCGGAGAAAATGTACAGCAAAATAATGTCAATTCCTGATATAATGATTTGGCATTATTTTAAATTACTCACGGACGTGCCCTTAGAAGAAATTGAAGGCATAAGAAATCAAGTTTATAAACTTAACCTTAATCCTCGCGACGCTAAAGTAAAATTAGCGAAAGAGATTGTAACAATGTATCATGGAGAGAAAGCAGCAGGAAAGGCAGAAAAAGAATTTAATAATGTTTTTAAAGATAAAAAAAATCCAACAAAAATGCCAATTTTTGTAATAGTTCAAAAAACTTATCCTCCGCTTGATTTACTTTTTGCTTTAAAGTTAGTAAGTTCAAAAAAAGAAGCAAAAAGAGTTATTTCGCAGGGTGGTATGAAAATAGATGGAAAAGTAGAAAAAAACTGGAAAGGAATAATTGAAATCAAAAATAACATGGTAGTTCAGGTAGGGAAGAGGAAATTTGCAAAAATCAAAAAATCCTAATTTAATTATGAACCAAACAAAAAAAGTCAGGCTAGCTATTTTTGATTTTGACGGAACATTGATTGATGGCCATCTTTGGACAGCGCTTTTAAAACACAATTTTAAGAAAAAAAGAAGAATTTTCTCAAGCATTTGGTACCTTGTCTATCATATGCTTCTTTACTATTTTTATAAACTAAAGATAATCTCGCAGAAAAAATGTTTTCAGGCCTGGGCAAAAGATATTCCTAAGATATTAGTGAAAGGATTGAGCGTGGAGAAGGGAAAAGATATCTTGAAAACAATCTGGAGGGAATATCTTTTACCAACAATTAAAAAAGAAACTCTTAGCAGATTGAAATGGCACCAAAAGAGGGGAGATATTACAATTCTTGCTTCAAATGCTCCTCAAGATTTTTTAGAGATAGTAAAAAAATATTTGAATTTTAATTTTGTTGTTGGTTCAATATTAGAAGTAAAAAATAATCGCTTCACAGGTAAAATTATTCCTCCGCTTCCTTGGAGTAAAGGGAAGGTTAAAAGAATTAAAGGAATTATTAAAAAAGAAAAATTGAATGTTGATTTTAAAGAAAGCTTTTCCTATTCTGACGATATAAGAGATTTGCCTATGCTAAAAATGGCAGGAAACCCTGTTGTGGTAAGCCCGGATGAGAAATTATTGAAAATAGCAAAAGAGAATCATTGGGGAATTATAAAATAATTAAATGTTGAGCTTCAAAATTCCAAAAGAAACAGATAATTTTTCTTGGACAAAGCATTCAGTTGAAAAAATGAAATATTACGGACTTTCCGAGCAGAGAGTGAAAAGAGTTTTAAGATATCCCAACAGGACCGAAAAAGGGATTGCGCCATTTACAATTGCTATGATGCAGCGTGCAGGTTCAAAAAAAAGACCTCATGAAATTTGGACAATGTACGCTCTTTTAAAAAACGGCAAAAGAGTAATTATTTCTGCATGGCGGTATCCTGGTATCAGTCCTAAAGGACATGAAATTCCAATTCCAGACGAGATAAGAGGAGAGGTTGAAAGAGAAATTAAAAAACTTAAAGATCAAAAATGATTTATGATAAAAAATATTTCAGCTGTTATTGAAGACAAAAAAGGTAAAATTCTACTTTTAAAAAGAAACTCAAACGAAAAATGGTATCCTAAAAAATGGTGTATTGTTGCTGAGAAAATGAAAGAAAATGAAACACCAGACAAATGTTTTAAAAGGGGTCTTATTGAAGAAATCGGCATTGAGGATTGTAAAGAAATCGAAAAAAAAGAACCTTACTTATTTGAAGATGGAGATTTTAAAAGGATAATTTATCCTTATCGTTGTAAAATTGATAATAATGATATAAAAATCAATTATGAACATTCAGATTATAAATGGGTTACTCTTGAGGAGTTATTTTCTTTAGACATTGCAAAGCCGGTAAAAAGTGCATTAGAGTCTTTCTATGAGATATAACCATGCTTAAAATAAAAAATTTAAAAGTGAAAACAGCTGGTAAGGAAGTTATTAAAGGAATAAATTTAGAAATTCCCAAGGGCAAGGTTTATACAATTTTTGGGCCAAATGGATCTGGAAAAACCACTTTACTGATGGCGATTTTGGGTTTTCCAAGGTACAAAGCTCAAGGTAAAATTATCTTTAAAGGAAAAGATATTTCAAGACTTTCTCCAGACAGACGAGCAAAACTGGGGATTGGTATTTCTTTTCAGAGGCCTCCAACTATTGATGGATTAAGTTTTAAAAATTTTATTGACTCATATTCTAAAATTTCTAAAAAAGAATTAGAAAAACTGGCAAATACTTTAAAAGTTAGTCAATTTTTAGAAAGAGAAATAAATAAAGGAATGTCTGGGGGAGAAATTAAAAGGGGAGAAATATTTCAGGTTTTATCTCAGGCGCCAGATTTTCTTTTACTGGATGAGCCAGAGTCAGGAGTGGATGTTGAAAATATTAATGTTATTGGCAAATCTCTTGCTAACTTTTTAAAAGATAAAAAAAAGTCTGCGTTAATAATTACTCATAGTGGAGAAATTTTAAAATATTTCAAATCAGATAAGGGTTTGGTAATGGTAAATGGCAGAATTACTTGTTTTGGTAATCCAAGAGATGTCTTGGCAACAATAAAAAAAGTCGGTTATAAAAATTGTAAAACATGTCACAGAAAAACTCCAAAACATCATTAAGAAAAGAAATTAAAGGAGTAGAGAAAGTTGGCTTTGATATCTTAGAGAAAACAAGATGCGGAAGTTTTATTCAAATAGACAATAAAGCTAGTTACTCAAGTTGCAGGAATGAAGGCGTTGAGGTAATACCAACTTCTCTTGCTCTTAAAAGATATTCTTGGCTTAAAAAATATATTTGGAAGGCGGTGAGAAAAAACAAAGACGAATACACAAAAGAAATTTTGCGTTATAAGCAGGAAGGATATTTTATCAGGGCAAAAAAAGGAGTTAAGGCTAAAATTCCTGTCCAGGCCTGTCTTTACATCAAGACCAGAAATATTCATCAACGAGTCCATAATATTATAATTGCTGAAGAAGGATCCTCTTTAAATATCATTACTGGGTGCACAATTGCTCCACAAATTTATTCTGGAATGCATGTTGGAATCTCAGAATTTTTTATAAAGAGAAACGCCGCTATTTCTTTTACAATGATTCATAATTGGGCAAAAGACACGATTGTTCGTCCAAGAACAGGAGCTTTTCTTGAAGAAAATGCACAATTTATTTCAAATTATATTTGCTTAAAAGAAGTAAAGGATCTTCAAATGTATCCAATGGCGTATCTTAATGGGAAAGGGGCTGTTTGTCGTTTTAGTTCAATTTTAGTTGCACCAAAAAAAACTCTTTTGGATGTTGGTTCGGGTGTTTTTTTGGGCGCAAAAAAGACAAGAGCAGAAATTATCGCTCGTGCTTTAAGTAAGGGGGGTAAGATAATTTCGCGAGGGAAGCTTATAGGAGAATTTCCAGAAACCAAAGCCCATCTTGAATGTAAAGGATTAATATTAAAAAAAGAAGGTGAAATAGATGCAATTCCAGAGCTTGAAGGGAGAACGATTGGTTCTGACTTGTCTCACGAGGCCGCTGTTGGTAAAATCAACGAGGAAGAGATTGAATATTTAATGGCGCGGGGAGTCTCGCGAAAAGACGCAACAGCAATGATTATTCGCGGTTTTTTAAATATAGACATTAAGGGATTACCAGATAGTTTAGATAAACAAATAAAAAAAGCAATTAATCTTTCTGCGAAATCTTTTTAAAAATTATGAAAATACCAAAAGAGGAAATTGAAAAACTTTTTAAGATTAAAGGGGAAATTAACGGTATAGCTCTCCTTGAAGATAAACGTTTTTTCCTTGATAGGTTTGGAAAAGATGATTTAAAAAG
This sequence is a window from Candidatus Paceibacterota bacterium. Protein-coding genes within it:
- a CDS encoding SufD family Fe-S cluster assembly protein, whose amino-acid sequence is MSQKNSKTSLRKEIKGVEKVGFDILEKTRCGSFIQIDNKASYSSCRNEGVEVIPTSLALKRYSWLKKYIWKAVRKNKDEYTKEILRYKQEGYFIRAKKGVKAKIPVQACLYIKTRNIHQRVHNIIIAEEGSSLNIITGCTIAPQIYSGMHVGISEFFIKRNAAISFTMIHNWAKDTIVRPRTGAFLEENAQFISNYICLKEVKDLQMYPMAYLNGKGAVCRFSSILVAPKKTLLDVGSGVFLGAKKTRAEIIARALSKGGKIISRGKLIGEFPETKAHLECKGLILKKEGEIDAIPELEGRTIGSDLSHEAAVGKINEEEIEYLMARGVSRKDATAMIIRGFLNIDIKGLPDSLDKQIKKAINLSAKSF
- a CDS encoding NUDIX domain-containing protein — encoded protein: MIKNISAVIEDKKGKILLLKRNSNEKWYPKKWCIVAEKMKENETPDKCFKRGLIEEIGIEDCKEIEKKEPYLFEDGDFKRIIYPYRCKIDNNDIKINYEHSDYKWVTLEELFSLDIAKPVKSALESFYEI
- a CDS encoding HAD-IB family hydrolase, translating into MNQTKKVRLAIFDFDGTLIDGHLWTALLKHNFKKKRRIFSSIWYLVYHMLLYYFYKLKIISQKKCFQAWAKDIPKILVKGLSVEKGKDILKTIWREYLLPTIKKETLSRLKWHQKRGDITILASNAPQDFLEIVKKYLNFNFVVGSILEVKNNRFTGKIIPPLPWSKGKVKRIKGIIKKEKLNVDFKESFSYSDDIRDLPMLKMAGNPVVVSPDEKLLKIAKENHWGIIK
- the tyrS gene encoding tyrosine--tRNA ligase, whose translation is MTKNQKIKELLERGIEEVIVKSHLEKRLKDGKKLRVKFGIDPTSPDLHLGHSIALRKLKQFQEMGHKIIFLIGDFTAMVGDPSGRSEARKPLSEREIKKNMEDYKKQAAKILDMKKVELRYNSEWYEKSPASFLTDLSSRFTLARLMERDDFQKRIKKDVDITMLELTYPLLQGYDSVALKADLELGGTDQKFNLLMGRKVQKKYDQSQQDIMTVPLLLGIDGSRKMSKSFKNYIGITEPAEKMYSKIMSIPDIMIWHYFKLLTDVPLEEIEGIRNQVYKLNLNPRDAKVKLAKEIVTMYHGEKAAGKAEKEFNNVFKDKKNPTKMPIFVIVQKTYPPLDLLFALKLVSSKKEAKRVISQGGMKIDGKVEKNWKGIIEIKNNMVVQVGKRKFAKIKKS
- a CDS encoding ABC transporter ATP-binding protein; protein product: MLKIKNLKVKTAGKEVIKGINLEIPKGKVYTIFGPNGSGKTTLLMAILGFPRYKAQGKIIFKGKDISRLSPDRRAKLGIGISFQRPPTIDGLSFKNFIDSYSKISKKELEKLANTLKVSQFLEREINKGMSGGEIKRGEIFQVLSQAPDFLLLDEPESGVDVENINVIGKSLANFLKDKKKSALIITHSGEILKYFKSDKGLVMVNGRITCFGNPRDVLATIKKVGYKNCKTCHRKTPKHH